The stretch of DNA GACATCATGGCTTATTTGGTGCGCTACAACCTAAAGCGTCTCCACAGCTACAACGGCTACGAGACCCCGGTAGCTATGGAGGAAAAGCTCAGGGCAGCGGCATGAACCTTAACCGGTGTCCAAAATTACTTGACCAGATCAAGGCCGCTCCTACAGGGAAATCCGCAGCCCAACAGGCCTGTGCAATTGCTGTGGGAGCGGCCTTGTGTCGCGAAAGGGCCGCACAGCGGCCCCAATGGTAATGCTGTTTGATATAAGATAACGCCCCTCAGATTTCCCCGCCTTGCCTTGCCCCGGAGTTCCCCATGACGGCCCCAGCCGAGCTCTCGCCTACCCTTCAACTGGCCTGCGACCTGATCCGCCGCCCCTCGGTCACCCCCGTCGATGCCGACTGCCAGGCACAGATGATGAACCGCCTGGGCGCCGTGGGCTTCCAGCTGGAGCCGATGCGCATTGAAGACGTCGACAACTTCTGGGCCACCCACGGTACCCAGGACGGCCCGGTACTGTGCTTCGCTGGCCACACCGACGTGGTCCCCACTGGCCCGGTGCAACAATGGCAGCACGAACCATTCGAAGCGCTGATCGACGCCGACGGCATGCTCTGCGGCCGCGGCGCCGCCGACATGAAAGGCAGCCTGGCCTCGATGGTGATCGCCAGTGAACGCTTCGTGAAGGATTACCCGGGCCACCGCGGCAAGGTGGCTTTCCTCATCACCAGCGACGAGGAAGGCCCGGCCCACCACGGCACCAAGGCCGTGGTCGAGCGCCTGAAAGCGCGCAACGAGCGCCTGGACTGGTGCATCGTCGGCGAGCCATCGAGCACCACCCTGCTCGGTGATGTGGTAAAAAACGGCCGTCGCGGCTCGCTCGGCGCCAAGCTGACCGTGCGCGGCAAGCAAGGCCACGTAGCCTACCCGCACCTGGCGCGCAACCCGATCCACCTGGCCGCCCCGGCCCTGGCGGAACTGGCTGCCGAGCACTGGGACGAAGGTAACGCGTTCTTCCCGCCGACCAGCTTCCAGATCTCCAACCTCAATTCCGGCACCGGCGCCACCAACGTGGTCCCGGGCGAGCTGACCGCGCTGTTCAACTTCCGCTTCTCTACCGAGTCGACCGTCGAGGGCCTGCAGGCGCGGGTCTCGGCGATCCTCGACAAGCACGAGCTGGACTGGTCGGTCGACTGGGCGCTGTCGGGCCTGCCGTTCCTCACCGAGCCGGGCGAACTGCTCGACGCGGTGGCGGCCAGCATCAAGGGCGTCACCGGTCGCGACACCCAGCCGTCGACCAGCGGCGGCACCTCCGATGGCCGCTTCATTGCCACCATGGGCACTCAGGTGGTCGAACTCGGCCCGGTCAACGCCACCATCCACCAGGTCGACGAACGGATCCTGGCCAGCGACCTCGACCTGCTGACCGAAATCTACTACCAGACCCTGGTTCGGTTGCTCGCCTGATGCTCGCCTGCCCTCTCTGCCAGGCGGCCCTGTCGCGGCTCGACAATGGCGTGGTGTGCCCGGCTGGCCACCGCTTCGACCGTGCCCGTCAGGGGTACCTGAACCTGCTGCCGGTGCAGCACAAGAACAGCCGTGATCCGGGCGACAACCAGGCCATGGTCGAAGCCCGCCGCGATTTCCTCGATGCCGGCCACTACGCCCCGGTAGCCCAGCGCCTGGCCGAGCTTGCCGCCGAGCGCCAACCAGGCGCCTGGCTGGACATCGGTTGCGGCGAGGGTTACTACACCGCGCAGATCGCCCAGGCCCTGCCGGCCGCCGATGGCTATGCGCTGGACATCTCCCGCGAGGCGGTCAAGCGCGCCTGCCGCCGTGCGCCCGAGGTCACCTGGATGGTCGCCAGCATGGCCCGCGTGCCGCTGGCCGATGCCAGCTGCCAGTTCATAGCCAGCGTGTTCAGCCCACTGGACTGGGACGAGGCCAAGCGCCTGCTCAGCCCGGGCGGCGGCCTGATGCGCGTGGGCCCGACCAGCGGCCACCTGATGGAACTGCGCGAAGTGCTCTACGATGAAGTGCGCCCCTATGCCGACGACAAGCACTTGGCCCTGGTGCCGCAAGGCATGGCCCACGCTCACAGCGAAACCCTTGAGTTCCGCCTGAGCCTGGCCGAACCCAAGGCCCGTGCCGACCTGCTGGCGATGACCCCGCACGGCTGGCGCGCCAGCGCCGAGAAGCGCGCCCGGGTAATCGACCAGCCCGAGCCGTTCGCGGTCACGGTTTCCATGCGTTATGACTATTTCGTGCGCCAGCACTGAGCACACCCGGAGCCCTTATGCGCCAACCCGATATCGAGATTTACCTGAAGGACGCCGACGTCGATCACAAGCAGATTGCCGAATGGCTCAGCCAGGCGATCGGCCCGTGCAGCGAATGGAAGCAGAAAGGACAGACCTTCAAATGCCAGGCCGGTAACATCCCGGTCACCTGGTTACCCAAAGCTGTAGGGAAATGGAACAGCCTGTACCTGGAAAGCGACCAGACCCCATGGCCCGATGATGTCGCCTGCGCCCGCGCGGCGTTCGCCGCACTTAACGTCGAAGTGCGTTGTGCGCCGGGTGGCTGGGTCGAGGAAGACGGTGAAGAAGATGCCGATCGCTGGGTCCGCATCAGTGCCGACGGTGAAGAGGAAATCACCTGGCGTACTAGCTGAAACCGGTTGCTTCAGGCTGCAAGTTACACGGTCAACTTGCAGCTTGAGGCTTACCACTTGAGGCTCAGAGCCCGACTACGTCCTCGGCTTGCAGGCCTTTCTGGCCCTGCACGCAGGCGTATTCCACCCGCTGCCCTTCGACCAGGGTACGATGCCCCTCACCGCGGATCGCCCGATAGTGGACGAACACATCCGCCCCACCTTCGCGCTGAATGAAGCCATAACCTTTGGCATCGTTGAACCACTTAACATTCCCAGTCTCACGAGACGACATCTGAACTACTCCGGATTTTTATTGTGAAGATCGCCTTGTAGACACAGGGTGTCCTCCCTATGTCGACGCCGCTTGCCGAAATATCCTGCAAGTGGCAGGCCGAGTATATGACACAGAACAAAAAAATTTCATGACCGTCGCGCTATTTACCGAATTTTGCTGAACTTGCGCCGATACGGCAGACTAAATGGCTGTCTATTCTCAGAAATTCATTCCCAGGGCACTCACCCCATGACCCGTTCCCCCCTGCGCCGCCTGATCTTCGGCGCCCTGCGTCGCCTGATGTACCTGTGGGTGCGCTCCGAGACCATCAACCAATCGTCCCTGACGCTCCAGCTCGACCGCAGCCGCCCGGTGTTCTACGCCCTGCCCTCGCCGTCGCTCACCGACCTGGCGGTGCTCGACCATGAATGCACCAAGGCGGGGCTTCCACGCCCGGTCTTGCCGGTTGCGGTCGGCCCGCTGCATGAACCTGCTGCGTTCTTCTACCTGACGCCGGACCCGGACTGGCTCGGTCGCCAGGACAAACGCGGCGCCCCGCCGACCCTGGAACGCCTGGTCGCCGCCATCAGCCAGCACGCCGAGGAAGACGCGCAGATCATTCCGGTCAGTGTGTTCTGGGGGCAGACCCCGGCCAGTGAAAACAGCCCATGGAAACTGCTGTTTGCCGACAGCTGGGCCGTGACCGGGCGCCTGCGCCGGCTGCTGACCGTGCTGATTCTGGGGCGCAAGACCCGCGTACAGTTCTCTGCACCGATCCACCTGCGCGAACTGGTGCAGCACAACAAGGGCCACGAGCGCACCGTGCGCATGGCCCAGCGCCTGATGCGCGTGCACTTTCGCAACCTCAAGAGCGCAGTGATCGGCCCGGACATCTCGCACCGGCGCAACCTGGTCAAGGGCCTGGTGCATGCGCCACTGGTCCGCCAGGCCATCGCCGACGAAGCCCTGCGCGAGAACATGCCGATGGCCAAGGCCGAAGCCCAGGCGCTGCGCTATGGCAACGAAATCGCCTCGGACTACACCTACACCGCGATCCGCTTCCTCGAAGTGGTACTGAGCTGGTTCTGGAACAAGATCTACGACGGCATCAAGGTCAACCACATCGAGCAGGTGCAGGGCATTGCACCGGGCCACGAAGTGATCTATGTGCCCTGCCACCGCAGCCACATCGACTACCTGCTGCTGTCCTACCTGCTGTTCCGCAACGGCCTGACGCCACCGCACATCGCCGCCGGCATCAACCTCAACATGCCGGTGATTGGCGGCCTGCTGCGCCGTGGCGGTGCCTTCTTCATGCGCCGCACGTTCAAGGGCAATCCGCTGTACACCGCAGTGTTCAATGAATACCTGCACACCTTGTTCACCAAGGGCTTCCCGGTCGAATACTTCGTCGAAGGCGGGCGCTCGCGCACCGGGCGCATGCTGCAGCCGCGTACCGGGATGCTGGCGATCACCCTGCGCAGCTTCCTGCGCTCGTCGCGCACACCGATCGTGTTCGTGCCGGTGTACATCGGCTACGAGCGGGTGCTGGAAGGGCGAACCTACCTGGGCGAACTGCGCGGGGCGAGCAAGAAGAAGGAGTCGATCTTCGACATCTTCAAGGTCATCGGTGCTTTGAAGCAGCGCTTCGGCCAGGTGTACGTCAACTTCGGCGAGCCCATCCGCCTGGCCGGCTTCCTCGACGCGCAGCAACCCGGCTGGCGCGAGCAGGAACTGGGCCCGCAGTTCCGCCCGGCCTGGTTGAACGAAGCCACCACCCGCCTGGGCGAAACCGTGGCCCGTCACCTCAACGAGGCAGCAGCGGTCAACCCGGTCAACCTGGTGGCCCTGGCACTGCTGTCCACCAGCCGCCTGGCGCTGGACGAGCGCGCCCTGACCCGCGTGCTCGACCTGTACCTGGCCTTGCTGCGCCGGGTGCCGTACTCCGAGCACACCACCTTGCCCGAAGGTGACGGCCAGGCACTGATCGAGCATGTCCGCGGCATGGACCTGCTGGCCGAGCAGAAGGACGCCCTGGGCCGCATCCTCTATCTGGATGAAGCCAACGCGGTACTGATGACCTATTACCGCAACAACGTGCTGCACATCTTCGCCCTGCCCGCCCTGCTGGCGAGTTTCTTCCACAGCAGCTCGCGGATGAGCCGCGAACTGCTCGGCCAGTATGTCCACGCACTTTATCCGTACCTGCAGGCCGAACTGTTCCTGCGCTGGGCACCGGAGCAACTGGACGAGGTCATCGACCAGTGGCTTGCGGCACTGGTCGAACAGGGCCTGCTGCGCCAGGAGAACGACGTGTACTTGCGCCCGGCGCCGAGCTCACGGCAGTTCGTCCTGCTGACCCTGCTTGCGCGCACCATCACCCAGACCTTGCAGCGCTTCTACATGGCCACTTCGCTGCTGCTCAACAGCGGGCAAAACAGCCTCAGCGCCGAAGAGCTGGAAGACCTGTGCGTGATGATGGCCCAGCGCCTGTCAATCCTGCATGGCCTGAATGCCCCGGAGTTCTTCGACAAGACGCTGTTCCGCCACTTCATTCAGACCCTGATCGAACAAGGCGTGCTGCGCCCGGACGGCAACGGCAAGCTGGGTTACCACGACAA from Pseudomonas putida encodes:
- the dapE gene encoding succinyl-diaminopimelate desuccinylase; its protein translation is MTAPAELSPTLQLACDLIRRPSVTPVDADCQAQMMNRLGAVGFQLEPMRIEDVDNFWATHGTQDGPVLCFAGHTDVVPTGPVQQWQHEPFEALIDADGMLCGRGAADMKGSLASMVIASERFVKDYPGHRGKVAFLITSDEEGPAHHGTKAVVERLKARNERLDWCIVGEPSSTTLLGDVVKNGRRGSLGAKLTVRGKQGHVAYPHLARNPIHLAAPALAELAAEHWDEGNAFFPPTSFQISNLNSGTGATNVVPGELTALFNFRFSTESTVEGLQARVSAILDKHELDWSVDWALSGLPFLTEPGELLDAVAASIKGVTGRDTQPSTSGGTSDGRFIATMGTQVVELGPVNATIHQVDERILASDLDLLTEIYYQTLVRLLA
- a CDS encoding putative RNA methyltransferase, whose protein sequence is MLACPLCQAALSRLDNGVVCPAGHRFDRARQGYLNLLPVQHKNSRDPGDNQAMVEARRDFLDAGHYAPVAQRLAELAAERQPGAWLDIGCGEGYYTAQIAQALPAADGYALDISREAVKRACRRAPEVTWMVASMARVPLADASCQFIASVFSPLDWDEAKRLLSPGGGLMRVGPTSGHLMELREVLYDEVRPYADDKHLALVPQGMAHAHSETLEFRLSLAEPKARADLLAMTPHGWRASAEKRARVIDQPEPFAVTVSMRYDYFVRQH
- a CDS encoding cold-shock protein, which translates into the protein MSSRETGNVKWFNDAKGYGFIQREGGADVFVHYRAIRGEGHRTLVEGQRVEYACVQGQKGLQAEDVVGL
- the plsB gene encoding glycerol-3-phosphate 1-O-acyltransferase PlsB, giving the protein MTRSPLRRLIFGALRRLMYLWVRSETINQSSLTLQLDRSRPVFYALPSPSLTDLAVLDHECTKAGLPRPVLPVAVGPLHEPAAFFYLTPDPDWLGRQDKRGAPPTLERLVAAISQHAEEDAQIIPVSVFWGQTPASENSPWKLLFADSWAVTGRLRRLLTVLILGRKTRVQFSAPIHLRELVQHNKGHERTVRMAQRLMRVHFRNLKSAVIGPDISHRRNLVKGLVHAPLVRQAIADEALRENMPMAKAEAQALRYGNEIASDYTYTAIRFLEVVLSWFWNKIYDGIKVNHIEQVQGIAPGHEVIYVPCHRSHIDYLLLSYLLFRNGLTPPHIAAGINLNMPVIGGLLRRGGAFFMRRTFKGNPLYTAVFNEYLHTLFTKGFPVEYFVEGGRSRTGRMLQPRTGMLAITLRSFLRSSRTPIVFVPVYIGYERVLEGRTYLGELRGASKKKESIFDIFKVIGALKQRFGQVYVNFGEPIRLAGFLDAQQPGWREQELGPQFRPAWLNEATTRLGETVARHLNEAAAVNPVNLVALALLSTSRLALDERALTRVLDLYLALLRRVPYSEHTTLPEGDGQALIEHVRGMDLLAEQKDALGRILYLDEANAVLMTYYRNNVLHIFALPALLASFFHSSSRMSRELLGQYVHALYPYLQAELFLRWAPEQLDEVIDQWLAALVEQGLLRQENDVYLRPAPSSRQFVLLTLLARTITQTLQRFYMATSLLLNSGQNSLSAEELEDLCVMMAQRLSILHGLNAPEFFDKTLFRHFIQTLIEQGVLRPDGNGKLGYHDKLGELAEGVAKRVLSAELRLSIRQVALHREDSLATAAI